From Oncorhynchus masou masou isolate Uvic2021 unplaced genomic scaffold, UVic_Omas_1.1 unplaced_scaffold_1378, whole genome shotgun sequence, one genomic window encodes:
- the LOC135530554 gene encoding protein FAM83F-like, with the protein MAESQLTCMEDGHIKENVPESKPEFYYSEEQRAAVEQLLKNGDGAFKMRLKEDKVKDFLSARDIKTIRNTFKEYDTEDEEKCGELKAKPEDSKANSGHHSTYWPQMSDTEVPPLDLGWPDGGLFKGVTRVAVHTHPPKENGPHIKEVIRRLIQEATKVLAIVMDLLTDIQILQDLLDAASRRSVAVYILLDVSGVPHFLDMCCRLQVGAQHLRNIRTRTVQGTGLGLSFGRLLGSLCSKYMLVDGDKVMFGSYSFSWSSSRMDRNMITVMTGQVIDFFDRDFCELYAVSEKLDLYKEFNLRPPPNMAAAARLKVEPVKPQLRAATSRFQVSLGNSRGGDLQVPAHKYHNPKYSLVYGNSVPGLMGSLQDLPGIEKTAITAGPEGLMQVNSEWLDQLTPLPPDGGKVGLKTKTNCILEKKSRSSFKKLFKGKSTANQSVDTGDDSPATSPISSPTSLGTNSMEEMNNLDVMVKQPMKSKKFKMSLKSASQQTVNTQDNDSLKSRRPSTKNKCSPS; encoded by the exons ATGGCCGAGTCCCAGCTAACATGCATGGAGGACGGCCACATCAAAGAGAACGTCCCGGAGTCCAAACCGGAGTTTTACTACAGCGAAGAACAACGCGCGGCGGTTGAACAACTGCTCAAAAACGGTGACGGCGCTTTCAAAATGCGACTGAAAGAGGACAAAGTGAAAGACTTTCTCTCGGCCCGTGATATTAAAACGATAAGGAACACTTTCAAAGAATATGACACTGAAGATGAAGAGAAGTGCGGAGAATTAAAGGCGAAACCCGAAGATTCCAAAGCGAACTCGGGGCACCATTCGACGTACTGGCCGCAGATGTCGGATACAGAGGTGCCGCCGTTGGATCTCGGTTGGCCCGACGGGGGTTTGTTCAAGGGAGTCACACGCGTGGCGGTTCACACGCACCCGCCAAAAGAGAACGGACCGCACATCAAGGAGGTCATTCGTAGGCTGATCCAAGAAGCTACCAAG GTGTTAGCTATAGTCATGGACCTGCTGACAGACATCCAGATACTGCAGGACCTGCTGGACGCAGCGTCGCGGCGCTCCGTGGCCGTCTACATCCTGTTGGATGTCAGCGGGGTTCCACACTTCCTGGATATGTGCTGCAGGCTGCAGGTCGGAGCTCAGCACCTGCGG aacatcaggaCTCGTACAGTTCAGGGGACAGGGTTGGGTCTGTCCTTCGGTAGACTCCTTGGATCTTTGTGTAGTAAATACATGCTGGTGGATGGGGACAAAGTCATGTTCGGCTCCTACAG CTTCTCATGGAGTTCGTCTCGGATGGACCGCAACATGATCACGGTCATGACTGGCCAGGTGATCGACTTCTTCGACCGCGACTTCTGCGAGCTCTACGCCGTGTCCGAAAAACTGGACCTCTACAAGGAGTTCAACCTCAGGCCACCTCCCAACATGGCCGCCGCCGCGCGGCTCAAAGTGGAGCCTGTAAAACCCCAGTTACGAGCCGCCACATCCAGATTCCAGGTCAGTCTAGGCAACTCGCGTGGAGGTGATCTCCAGGTGCCTGCACATAAATACCACAACCCCAAATACTCCTTGGTGTACGGGAATAGTGTTCCTGGACTGATGGGGTCCTTGCAGGATCTACCAGGCATAGAAAAGACAGCTATAACTGCAGGTCCTGAGGGACTAATGCAGGTGAACAGCGAGTGGTTGGATCAACTCACCCCGCTACCACCCGACGGAGGGAAGGTAGGGCTGAAAACAAAAACCAACTGCATTTTGGAGAAGAAATCCCGCTCTTCTTTTAAGAAACTCTTCAAGGGGAAATCGACAGCCAATCAGAGCGTGGACACCGGGGATGATAGCCCGGCAACCAGTCCAATCTCCTCCCCAACATCGTTGGGAACCAATAGTATGGAGGAGATGAATAACCTTGATGTCATGGTGAAACAACCAATGAAGAGTAAGAAGTTTAAAATGAGCCTGAAGAGTGCTTCTCAACAGACTGTCAACACACAAGACAATGACA GCTTGAAGAGCCGCAGGCCATCAACAAAGAACAAATGTAGTCCATCCTGA
- the LOC135530551 gene encoding GRB2-related adapter protein-like: MSVCKQVWYQESASRGEAQESLMTQPIGSFLIRGSQSSPGDFSISVRHEADVQHFKVLADTRGQYYLWSEKFSSFNELVNYYMNNSVSKHSRIYLLDTETQEKGFGQTRTSAPSSQPQPHLPLPSIPQPHLPPSPHPHLSCPCPSLTCPQHAPAYPSLTCPSPSLTCPCPAYPSLTISCPVYPSLNNPCPAPYTPTTGSILSTTKSLRAAVTTGGGGLMQVRAQYDFNAEEKDELSFKAGDIIEVLECSDMSWWKGRLRGQAGVFPSNYTNPV; the protein is encoded by the exons ATGTCTGTGTGTAAGCAGGT TTGGTACCAGGAGAGTGCTAGTCGAGGTGAGGCCCAGGAGTCTCTCATGACCCAGCCTATAGGATCCTTTCTGATCAGGGGCAGCCAGAGCTCCCCAGGAGATTTCTCCATATCCgttag acacGAGGCAGACGTGCAGCACTTCAAGGTGCTGGCAGACACCAGAGGGCAGTATTACCTCTGGTCTGAGAAGTTTAGCTCCTTCAACGAGCTGGTGAACTATTACATGAACAACTCTGTCTCTAAACACAGCCGCATTTATCTGCTGGACACAGAAACACAG GAGAAGGGATTTGGCCAGACCAGGACATCAGCCCCATcctctcagccccagcctcacctGCCCCTGCCCAGCATACCCCAGCCTCACCTGCCCCCCAGCCCCCATCCTCACCTCTCCTGCCCCTGCCCCAGCCTCACCTGCCCCCAGCATGCCCCAGCCTACCCCAGCCTCacctgccccagccccagcctcacctGCCCCTGCCCAGCATACCCCAGCCTCACCATCTCCTGCCCCGTGTACCCCAGCCTCAACAACCCCTGCCCCGCACCCTATACCcccaccacaggtagtatactctCTACAACCAaatccctt CGTGCGGCCGTGACCACGGGGGGCGGTGGTCTGATGCAGGTGAGAGCTCAGTATGACTTCAACGCCGAGGAGAAGGACGAGCTGAGCTTTAAGGCCGGGGACATCATCGAGGTGCTGGAGTGTTCCGACATGTCATGGTGGAAAGGGAGACTGAGGGGACAAGCGGGAGTGTTCCCTTCCAACTACACCAACCctgtatga